Proteins found in one Neomonachus schauinslandi chromosome 1, ASM220157v2, whole genome shotgun sequence genomic segment:
- the C1H3orf62 gene encoding uncharacterized protein C3orf62 homolog: protein MSEKLRRCRKELTAAIDRAFEGVSHSQECSGRRRLELDAAPLPFPVPVHRLLGRRHPRAASSSAAPFIPVACAPENESPAFAPNHAPGNAQPLGLCPKRKPLTSKENLLMHSSVLAPERPFWRAAGDGENWRKDSLRKDMEKDLKIDSNMPLSNSSQEITKDLLDMIDHTSIRTIEELAGKLEFENELNRVCGRCGDPPFREEAWALLMDESPQKAPHGDSGSLRQTFDDHNIVETVLDLEEDYNLMTSFKYQIE from the exons GTCTGAAAAACTGAGAAGATGCAGAAAGGAGCTGACTGCGGCCATTGACCGGGCCTTTGAAGGCGTCAGTCATTCCCAGGAGTGCTCGGGCCGGCGGAGGCTGGAGCTGGACGCCGCGCCGCTCCCCTTCCCCGTCCCTGTGCACCGGCTGCTCGGCAGGAGGCACCCGCGGGCAGCCTCCTCCTCCGCGGCTCCTTTCATTCCAGTCGCGTGTGCTCCGGAGAACGAGAGCCCTGCCTTTGCTCCAAACCATGCCCCAGGGAATGCACAGCCGCTAGGCTTATGCCCGAAAAGAAAACCTCTGACCAGTAAGGAAAACCTACTGATGCATTCCTCCGTTTTGGCACCCGAAAGACCGTTTTGGAGAGCCGCGGGAGATGGGGAGAACTGGAGAAAAGACAGCCTAAG GAAAGATATGGAGAAAGATTTGAAGATTGACTCAAACATGCCACTCAGCAATTCTAGCCAAGAGATCACAAAGGATCTGCTTGATATGATCG ACCATACGAGCATCCGAACTATTGAAGAGTTGGCTGGGAAACTAGAATTTGAAAACGAGCTGAACCGTGTGTGTGGTCGCTGCGGAGATCCGCCCTTCAGGGAGGAAGCCTGGGCCTTGCTCATGGACGAGAGCCCTCAGAAGGCCCCGCATGGCGACTCCGGCAGCCTCAGGCAGACTTTCGATGATCACAATATCGTCGAGACTGTGCTGGACTTGGAAGAGGACTACAATCTGATGACCTCTTTTAAATACCAGATCGAGTAA
- the IHO1 gene encoding interactor of HORMAD1 protein 1: MNFNVWNIKEMLSIPSGSGTTKSSSWNNNQTDYSSLSDSQFLFGSQFCPESSETLSAPLDSVHLRQPKQSQQNSLDSEPSIFTKYQTKPQLFGGDTNDRGLFPLPLSVGKSKGLLEQFEEKKKRAKDKCDSETLYNFISHIRESIHRLQTSVEKSEEHLSSRSQSILDCLETVAKTLQETVQAQSDLVLETVHDKGNMEQVIFEIQKRFEARQAEFIEMKSDLKQLEVLVAQQSKDFQRLCEQLGQLNVASVLAELKRFISAPRGPAHVKDSTSQTSPPLARSLHFTRQDTCASEEPVLWQAQAPPAVQNLSMGSLQPGEFGVCGEGAKSDALQEEAALMAAGTSKRNRQVKDRAVQTNCKNWTLPKTSSENHGSGFPGPEVPGGRDWVSQGASRLLPLDLNNFATSIKNTCQKCQTEGVSPCDPCEQRWAAAQKGRTVERGGTGKKQQPRKSHRGRLLARKQEQVPSKACAFISKYPQPPVSGPQRPSLEQQKPLAQPLHLRGPSSPTKPVSPVLGGIVRCSKVMRAAQGNILQLGGHSSQEDRLLSTSSQGDHQMSWFSDLSLGSSEPPLCREPSKNVLYDLGFDSSDDGF, translated from the exons atgaattttaatgtctGGAATATCAAAGAGATGCTCAGTATTCCCTCAGGCTCTGG GACCACTAAGTCATCTAGCTGGAATAATAATCAGACTGATTACTCCAGTCTCAGTGATTCCCAGTTCCTCTTTGGATCCCAGTTCTGTCCAGAAAGTTCAGAGACTCTGTCAGCACCCTTGGACAGTGTCCACTTGAGACAACCAAAACAGTCACAACAGAATTCTCTGGAC agTGAACCTAGTATTTTCACAAAGTACCAGACAAAACCCCAGCTGTTTGGAGGAGATACAAACGACAGAGgcttatttcctcttcctttgtcAGTTGGAAAATCAAAGGGCCTCTTGGAACagtttgaagagaaaaagaaaagggcaaaagACAAATGTGACAG TGAGACTCTATACAACTTCATTTCCCATATCAGAGAAAGCATTCACAGG TTGCAGACATCTGTGGAAAAGTCTGAGGAACATCTCAGCTCAAGAAGCCAATCTATTTTGGATTGTTTGGAGACTGTGGCCAAGACAT TACAAGAGACTGTGCAGGCCCAGAGTGATCTGGTGTTGGAAACAGTGCATGACAAAGGCAACATGGAGCAGGTCATCTTTGAGATACAGAAGAGATTTGAAGCT AGACAAGCAgaatttatagaaatgaaatctGACCTGAAGCAACTTGAAGTTTTAGTTGCCCAGCAGAGTAAGGACTTCCAGCGGCTGTGTGAGCAGCTAGGCCAGCTGAATGTGGCCAGTGTCCTGGCAGAGCTGAAGAGATTCATTTCAGCCCCTCGGGGCCCCGCGCACGTGAAAGACAGCACTTCCCAGACCTCACCACCTCTGGCCCGGAGCCTCCATTTCACCAGGCAGGATACATGTGCTTCTGAGGAACCAGTTCTGTGGCAGGCTCAGGCCCCCCCTGCTGTACAGAATCTGAGTATGGGTTCCCTGCAGCCTGGAGAGTTTGGTGTCTGTGGTGAGGGAGCAAAAAGTGATGCTCTCCAAGAAGAGGCTGCGCTGATGGCAGCTGGAACCAGCAAAAGAAACAGGCAAGTCAAGGACAGGGCAGTACAGACCAACTGCAAGAACTGGACCCTTCCTAAAACCAGCTCAGAGAACCATGGCTCCGGCTTCCCAGGCCCCGAAGTTCCTGGTGGTAGGGACTGGGTTTCCCAAGGAGCCTCAAGGCTTCTACCCCTGGACTTGAACAACTTTGCAACCAGCATTAAGAACACCTGCCAAAAATGTCAAACCGAAGGTGTGTCTCCGTGTGACCCTTGTGAACAAAGGTGGGCGGCTGCACAGAAAGGCAGAACCGTGGAAAGGGGGGGGACAGGCAAGAAGCAGCAGCCCAGGAAGTCCCACAGAGGCAGGCTTCTAGCCAGGAAGCAAGAACAAGTCCCTAGCAAAGCCTGtgctttcatttctaaatatccTCAGCCTCCAGTTTCTGGCCCACAAAGGCCCTCCCTGGAGCAGCAGAAGCCCCTTGCTCAGCCCCTGCATCTGAGgggccccagcagccccacaAAGCCAGTCAGCCCTGTTCTGGGAGGCATAGTCAGGTGCAGTAAGGTGATGAGGGCAGCACAAGGGAACATCTTACAACTCGGTGGGCATTCTTCCCAAGAGGACAGGCTGCTTTCCACCAGTTCCCAAGGGGACCACCAGATGAGCTGGTTCAGCGACCTCAGCCTGGGAAGTTCAGAACCCCCTCTGTGCAGGGAGCCAAGCAAGAATGTGCTCTATGACCTAGGTTTTGATAGCAGTGATGATGGCTTCTGA